The nucleotide sequence CATCCACAAACGCCGCTGTGCCCCCCTGTTTTTGCACCTCTGCGATCGCGTGCAACGCCAGGGTCGTTTTACCGGAACTCTCAGGGCCATAGATTTCAATTACCCGCCCCTTGGGCAGTCCACCGCCTAGCGCCATATCTAGGGTCAATGCGCCTGTGGGCACCGTCGCCACTTTCATCCGGCTAGCGTCGCCCAGCTTCATGATGGAGCCTTTACCAAAATTGCGCTCAATCTGGTTGAGCACCATATTTAGGGCTTTATCTTTCTCGGAATTCCCAGTGGTAGTCTTAGCCATACAGTCCCTTAAATCGCAGAGTGCTGAGCAAAGTTAACGCTAGTCTAGCGACAAACCTGATTTTTTTAACCCTTCCAATCATACATACGCATGTACTAAAATACCAGCGTTATGTTTGTCCCCTGACCCACCTGATCGCCCTCCCATAGTTCCCCCTCAAATGTCACGAATTCCTGTTGCCGTTCCCGATACCGCTCTGAGTGTGGCGGGGGTCACCGACTATATCCAAGCGCTGCTCGAACAAGACCCGCAGCTCAACCGAGTCTGGGTGATGGGTGAGGTCTCGAGTGCCAGCGATCGCGGCGGGCACATCTTCTTCACGCTGCAAGACACTGAGGCGACGGCGGCCATTCAGGCGGTGGTGTGGCGATCGCAGCGGTCAAAGCTCGTAACCCTGCCAGCCGCTGGCGAACAAGTCCTCTTGCTGGGACAAATCCGCGTCTATCCTGCCCGGGGTCAGTATCAGCTCAGTACGCTGCAACTGTTGCCCGCTGGGGCCGGTCTGCAAGCGTTGAAGCGCCGCCAACTGCAAGAACGGCTCACCGCCGAAGGGCTCTTTGATGAGGACCTGAAACGGCCTTTGCCGGATTATCCTCAACGCTTGGCCGTCGTTACTTCCCCCCAAGCCGCGGCCTGGGGCGACATTCAGCGCACCTTACAACAGCGGCAACCGGGGATGCAGGTGGTGCTGTCGCCTGCGATCGTGCAGGGGGTTCAGGCGCCCAAGTCAATTGCCCAAGCCATTGAGCGAGCCAGTAGAACCGCTCAGGCCGAGCTGTTGATTGTGGCGCGGGGCGGCGGAGCGCG is from Leptolyngbya iicbica LK and encodes:
- the xseA gene encoding exodeoxyribonuclease VII large subunit, whose translation is MSRIPVAVPDTALSVAGVTDYIQALLEQDPQLNRVWVMGEVSSASDRGGHIFFTLQDTEATAAIQAVVWRSQRSKLVTLPAAGEQVLLLGQIRVYPARGQYQLSTLQLLPAGAGLQALKRRQLQERLTAEGLFDEDLKRPLPDYPQRLAVVTSPQAAAWGDIQRTLQQRQPGMQVVLSPAIVQGVQAPKSIAQAIERASRTAQAELLIVARGGGAREDLDAFDDEQVVRAIATSPIPVVTGIGHERDETLADLAADVCAHTPTAAAECAVPHIADLWADHAARRQTVKEALQSAVQMHYEQVADLRRRLEQLRLDRQLDQERQRLAWHQQQLRQLVQYRLQAARQQCQYLAQTLQTLDPESVLKRGYAVVRAEGDRVIDHADQVTVGDQLQVQLARGTLTVEVKDRSS